One region of Pleuronectes platessa chromosome 18, fPlePla1.1, whole genome shotgun sequence genomic DNA includes:
- the si:ch211-264f5.6 gene encoding carcinoembryonic antigen-related cell adhesion molecule 5, producing MDPFSFKTFLLFVGLIGCGSAQDILPEGPLDAVLSRDIVLKTLLNKPDYSFIIWNYNDGSEQINVATISAIGLKTNPLYEGRVAINATNGFLTLKSLKVDDSGDYSITIVKPDGATITAEIKLRVLKPVSDVIIKSNLPEAVEHNSTVVLTCSAQGSFLKFTWINGSAPIVDDGKRLLIKNEEMTSTLTIKPVLRSDLIGPIFCTAANNLENEKSPAFKLTVHYGPDNVIISPASTPQYIQAGSNFSLACSALSSPPATFSWFQNLKEMEVPGPVLSLGAIEKLGSVKKVQNYTCRAQNAKTLRNLPSPAVSFGVMDAISGTKITGPTVTLIAGNSTANLSCRATAGTVETTTWLKNNKPLLASSRLVFAADMSSMMINPLQGDDTGQYTCQLRNTVTTEQASFKLVVNFGPETALVKGEEAVEVNDPITLTCSASSYPTANFTWKFNGTATDIKTDKYTIDKAKYKNTGTYTCEAHNAVTGKTVTYSHKLSVKEEGALDEGLSDGAIAGIVIAVLVALAAAIGLIIYCRQKVPVESPY from the exons ATGGATCCTTTCAGCTTCAAAACGTTTCTTCTCTTTGTCGGTTTGATCG gctgcGGCTCGGCTCAGGACATCCTCCCTGAAGGCCCGCTGGATGCCGTGCTGTCTCGGGACATCGTTCTGAAAACGCTGCTCAACAAACCAGATTATTCTTTTATCATCTGGAACTATAATGATGGATCCGAGCAGATAAATGTGGCCACCATATCAGCCATTGGGCTGAAGACGAACCCGCTTTACGAGGGGCGCGTGGCCATTAATGCGACCAACGGCTTCCTGACCCTGAAGTCTCTGAAGGTAGACGACAGCGGAGACTATAGCATCACTATTGTGAAACCTGATGGAGCCACGATAACAGCCGAGATCAAACTGCGAGTCCTGA AGCCGGTGTCTGACGTCATCATTAAGTCAAACTTGCCAGAGGCCGTGGAACACAACAGCACCGTCGTCCTCACGTGCTCGGCTCAGGGCTCCTTCCTCAAGTTTACCTGGATCAATGGCTCCGCCCCCATCGTCGATGATGGAAAACGACTCCTGATTAAAAAC GAGGAGATGACCAGCACACTGACCATCAAACCTGTTCTCAGGTCGGATCTGATTGGTCCAATCTTCTGCACTGCTGCTAACAATCTGGAGAATGAGAAAAGCCCGGCCTTCAAACTCACAGTCCACT ATGGTCCAGACAATGTGATTATCTCTCCTGCCTCAACGCCTCAGTACATCCAGGCGGGCTCTAACTTCAGTCTAGCGTGCTCCGCCCTCTCGTCTCCGCCCGCCACCTTCAGCTGGTTCCAGAACCTAAAGGAGATGGAGGTGCCGGGACCCGTTCTCTCTCTGGGGGCGATCGAAAAGCTGGGCTCAGTGAAGAAGGTGCAGAACTACACCTGCAGGGCGCAAAATGCCAAGACCCTGCGCAACCTCCCGTCTCCCGCTGTGTCCTTTGGTGTGATGG ATGCCATCTCTGGCACTAAAATCACCGGTCCGACCGTGACGCTCATCGCTGGCAACAGCACAGCCAACCTGAGCTGCCGGGCGACGGCCGGCACCGTGGAGACCACGACCtggctgaaaaacaacaaaccccTGTTGGCCAGCTCCCGCCTGGTGTTCGCAGCTGACATGAGCTCCATGATGATCAACCCGCTGCAGGGAGACGACACCGGACAGTACACGTGTCAGCTCAGAAACACCGTCACCACCGAGCAAGCATCGTTCAAGTTGGTGGTCAACT TTGGTCCTGAAACAGCGTTGGTGAAAGGCGAAGAGGCTGTGGAGGTGAACGACCCCATCACACTCACTTGCTCTGCATCGTCCTACCCAACCGCCAACTTCACCTGGAAGTTTAATGGCACAGCGACCGACATAAAGACTGACAAGTACACCATCGACAAGGCCAAATACAAGAACACTGGAACGTACACGTGTGAGGCACACAACGCTGTCACCGGGAAGACCGTCACATATAGCCACAAGCTGTCCGTCAAAG AGGAGGGGGCGTTGGATGAAGGTCTCTCAGACGGCGCCATCGCAGGAATCGTAATTGCCGTCCTTGTCGCTCTTGCTGCCGCCATTGGATTGATCATATACTGTCGACAGAAAGTTCC GGTCGAGTCTCCGTATTAA